From the genome of Spinacia oleracea cultivar Varoflay chromosome 2, BTI_SOV_V1, whole genome shotgun sequence, one region includes:
- the LOC110797618 gene encoding zinc finger CCCH domain-containing protein 39 — MSFSDSFSSFAPFSNGVDSMGGFWPQFPASNEQPEVNSEFDHDHPPLKRVKNSSDNLSNNNHTHRTPPQMNPTVNQPTGKIFFKTRLCAKFRMGQCRNGENCNFAHGEEDLRKPPPNWQELVGGRTEDRGNGGSENWEDDDRIIHKMKLCKKFYNGEECPYGERCNFLHKEPAKFREPTPIRFRENSRESSAISIGTTGPPMVQQPRAPDQYDVHRMAANGNGGMDVMRGNSKPVYWKTKLCTKFETTGLCPFGDNCHFAHGHVELLLPRGHPADAETATMSSAPLKSVSAPVNDPTPVKNDNGVPSGQEGQGKKCLLKWNGTKKINRIYGDWIDDLPLYLPNSKVES; from the exons ATGAGTTTCTCTGATTCTTTTTCATCGTTTGCCCCTTTCTCTAATGGGGTAGATTCAATGGGGGGATTTTGGCCTCAATTTCCTGCTTCAAACGAACAACCTGAGGTAAATTCAGAATTTGATCATGATCATCCGCCATTGAAAAGGGTTAAGAACTCTTCTGATAACCTATCCAACAACAACCATACTCATAGAACACCACCCCAGATGAACCCCACTGTCAATCAGCCAACCGGAAAAATCTTCTTTAAAACCAGGTTGTGTGCAAAGTTTAGGATGGGTCAATGTCGAAACGGCGAGAACTGTAACTTTGCTCATGGGGAAGAAGACTTGAGGAAGCCTCCTCCTAATTGGCAAGAACTCGTGGGCGGGCGAACCGAGGATAGAGGGAATGGTGGGAGTGAAAACTGGGAGGATGACGATAGGATCATTCATAAGATGAAGCTTTGCAAGAAATTTTACAATGGGGAAGAATGCCCTTATGGGGAGAGGTGTAATTTTCTTCACAAAGAGCCTGCTAAGTTTAGGGAGCCAACTCCGATTCGATTTAGGGAGAATTCTAGGGAGAGCTCTGCAATCAGCATTGGTACTACAGGGCCACCAATGGTGCAGCAACCTAGGGCTCCTGATCAATATGATGTTCATCGGATGGCGGCGAATGGTAATGGTGGTATGGATGTCATGAGAGGGAATTCGAAGCCTGTTTATTGGAAAACAAAGCTATGTACCAAGTTTGAAACAACAGGGCTCTGCCCTTTTGGGGACAATTGCCATTTTGCTCATGGACATGTAG AGTTGTTGCTGCCTCGTGGTCATCCTGCTGATGCTGAAACGGCGACAATGAGCTCTGCTCCTCTTAAATCTGTTTCTGCTCCTGTTAATGATCCAACTCCCGTAAAAAATGATAACGGAGTTCCCTCAGGCCAAGAAGGCCAGGGGAAGAAGTGCCTCTTGAAATGGAACGGAACCAAGAAGATTAATCGCATTTATGGGGATTGGATCGATGATTTGCCCCTCTACTTGCCTAATAGTAAAGTGGAAAGCTGA